A region of the Oncorhynchus clarkii lewisi isolate Uvic-CL-2024 chromosome 29, UVic_Ocla_1.0, whole genome shotgun sequence genome:
atttcaaccccccccccccaaaaaaataataataataatgaatgtaTGTGATGAAGTTGAATCAATGCTGATTCGATTTgcaaaatgttgtttaaaaaatatatatattattttttaacctttttgttgttgatttcatgttgaattcacggttagttgacaactcaaccaaatgtaaatcaaaactagacgttgaactaatatctgtgcccagtgggagaaGACTTGAGATGCTGCTAAACCAACCAACCCCATCTGATtccagtcaacacacacacacacacacacacacacgctcacacacacacctcttgatGATGCAAAGTGTGTGAGTTTAGACagagtcaggagacagagttATGTAAGCAATTATTAATCCAAGCTCGTGACACAGAGCTGTCTTCTCATTCATCTTCTTatgtaaggagaggagaggagaggagggaaggggaggggagaggagatgaggggaggggagaggatgggaggggagaggagaggagatgaggggaggggagaggatgggaggggagaggagaggagaggagaggagaggagaggagaggaggggaggggaggggaggggaggggaggggaggggagaggagaggagaggagaggagaggagaggagaggagaggagaggagaggagaggagaggagaggagaggagaggagaggagaggagaggagaggagaggagaggggaggggaggggaggcgaGGCCCTGAGATTccagacaccagacagacagacattattcCCTCGTTTCctaaggagagggggagggagagagagagagaaagttgttATTCTGTAAATAGCCCTGTGTCTGAGAGGAACTTGTGTTTCCGTGAGGAATCCATCAGCTGAGACACAGTTAGAACTAACAGGAAACTATGAATTGCCAGTCAACAGTCAACAGAAAAGCACAAGGGTCAGACAGACATATGTGTCATTTAACCTCACTGAGAATGTTGAGAATGGAAGTCTGAACACTGACACAGACACTGGGGTTGGCCGGGTCCACTTCCATTTAAAATCATAGTTAATTGGGCAAGTTACACTGTAATTCCAATTGTGCCCAATGCTTTTCAATAAGGAACATTTGAATTGATTGGAATTGAAATAGAATTCACCCCAACCCTGATACACTCTGTCTGGATTAGTTAGTATTTTACGTCATGGTAAATATTTTAaccaattctctctctccctcccccccccctttctctctctctctctccctctctgtctgtctttctctctctccctctccctctctccccctctgccctcctctcctcttcctcgctcgctctctctctctctctctctctctctctctctctctctctctctctctctctctctgtctgtctgtctgtctgtctgtctctctctctctctctctctccctctctgtctgtctctctctctctccctctccctctctccccctctgccctcctctcccccatctctctctcgtttcctcgctcactccctctccctctaccctcctctcccccatctctctttctcattccctctctctctccccctctcccatcctctcccccatctctctctcgtttcctcgctcgctcgctctctctccctctctctccctctctctctctctccctctctccctctcccctcctctctctccacagcggCCATCTGTCTGTTGAAGAAGCTGTTAGAACCAGATCCAGCTAAGAGACCCAACATCCACCAGGTCATGGTCGACTCCTGGCTACAACTGGCTAACGCTAACACTGGAGCACCCTACctcaacaggtacacacacaggtcaaCTGGCTAACGCTAACACTGGAGCACCCTACCTCAacaggtccacacacacacacacacacacacacacggcaacaCAGACACAGGTCTGATGGCTaacgtctctctctgtttctctaggaTCCACATTGAGGAGATCAACCACATGGTATTACTGCACATGACAGAGAGGATGGGCTACAAACACAGCGAGGTGCTAAGTGCCGTGCTCACCAACAGAGCCTGTCACACCCTGGCTGTCTACTTCCTGCTCAACAACAAGATGAAGAGGCTCTCCAAGGAGTACAGGGTAGGTTAGGGTAAACAACACCTGGAGTAAAGGATATTATagacaccctacactacactacattatagtGGTAACgtctctgtcctccaggagaatAATATATTACTTGAATATCTCTGGGAATAACGTTGCAATAACgtctctgtcctccaggagaagAATAGAATACTTGAATATCTCTGGGAATAACGTTGTAATAAtgtctctgtcctccaggagaagAATAGAATACTTGAATATCTCTGGGAATAACGTTGTAATAACgtctctgtcctccaggagaagGTGTaccaggagaaggagaagaagacagagaagaaTGAATACTTCCAAACCCAGTGGAGAAAACACGTAGAGAAGGTCACCATCCCTCCTAAACAGACTCCCGTCTACCTGGCCGTTAGCAAGGGCCCGAGCAAGGAGAAGAAGCACAGGAATggtgagagcacacacacacacacacacacacacacacacactcacaccactcTATTCCATGTCTGTCCTCTCAACAGAAATCCTTCCACCCTTTTGTGTTATCTGGAGAGCTGACTACTCTCCACAACGATGGCAGATGTCACTatgcttgggcggtataccgtatataCTGTGTATACTGGGATATTTGGGGGAAAACCACGGGATTGTTTTTCAATACTGTCACCACCGTTGAACCtattttttaaaagttttttaaagttttattttttttatatacatttgaatatttgtatctactttaaaaaaaaaagtaaatagcTGTAGTCAACTTGTGAAATACGTCAGTAGATAAAAATGTGtttggtgtttgtttacaagcacacaacgaCGAGAGGCCGTAGCCTCGAGAGTCATTCACTGTTGTGCAGCGTGCGTCAGGTGATCTAATTAACAACTAAATGTTGGCCAGCTAGATATGTCTTAtctaaaatgtgctaaatacCTTGTAGTTGTGTGTTTGGTGTGCTAATGTAGTTGCTAGTTAGCCTATCTAGCTAAGTGGTTGGCTTCTTCTAAAATCAAGAATTCGCTTGGTAACAGTAGAGAATCCTCTCCTAGATCAAGAGCCTTGCTGGCTAATATTAGTTTTGTGCGTGCAGCAAACTGTGAGTAGCATTTTAACTTGTACAGTTTAGGTCAGAAACTGTACAAAATGTTTGCAATGCGCTCGTTAGCATTTAGTTTGCATTCTCTATGAGAATTCCTTAGTATCACTCGGGCTCCCAAGTGGCCAGTGGTCTgaggaactgcatctcagtgctagaggtgtcactacagtccctggtttgattccaggctgtatcacaacccggccgtgattgggagtcctcatagggcggcgcacaattgtcccagcatcgtccgggttagggtttggccggggtcggccgtcattgtaaataagaattttttcataactgacttgcctatttaaagaAAGGTTAAATACACTTTAAAAAGTATTGGTTAgtattttgttagcattctggtaagtgACGTTTTATGGGGATTATCTTCCTTTGAAAAGAAATAGCGGCCCTTGTGTGCACTGTCGGTAATACCATAAAACCCGGGATGACACGGGCACGATATGAAGATATGGAAATCTGGATACAACCCAACACTAGATgtcatccctccatacctccactcctctacccctccatccctcccatcccttcatccccataaaacaggtgagaccacacacacacacacacacacacacacacacacacacacacacacacacacacacacacacacacacacacacaaacacacacacatacagcacagCCAGCATAGTACTGGGCATACCTTAAAATGGGCCATTGGCGAGTGTATGTGTTCATATGTTCATATGTACTCTGTACTCTGTATTCTGTTGACCCAATTAACAGAGGAAGGTGACCTGCTCATCCGACATCTCATTCcacaatcatgggcattaatatggggtTGGTCCCTCcgttactgctataacagcctctactcttctgggaaggctttccactagatgttggaacattgctgctataacagcctccactcttctgggaaggctttccactagatgttggaacattgctgctataacagcctccactcttctgggaagactttcaactagatgttggaacattgctgctataacagcctccactcttcagggaaggctttccactagatgttggaacattgctgctataacagcctccactcttctgggaaggctttccactagatgttggaacattgctgctataacagcctccactcttctgggaaggctttccactagatgttggaacattgctgctataacagtctccactcttctgggaaggctttccactagatgttggaacattgctgctgagACTTGCTTcttttcagccacaagagtattagtgaggtcgggctctgatgttgggcgattaggcgcGTAGTCTGTGTTCAAATTCATtacaaaggtgttcaatggggttgaggtcagggctctgtggaggccagtcaagttcttccacaccgatctcgacaaagcatttctgtatggacctcgctttgtgcacgggggcattgtcatgctgaaacaggaaagggccttcccccaaactgttgccacaaagttggaagcacagaatcgtctagaatgtcattgtatgctgcagtgttaagatttctcttcactggaactaaggggcccgaaccatgaaaaacaaccccagaccagtCCTCcacagttagcactatgcattcgggcacgtagcgttctcctggcattcgccaaacccagattcgtctgtcgtattcatcactccagagaacacgttttcattgagtccaatggcggcgcgcttcacaccactccagccgaccgCTTGGCATTGGGCATTGGGTGATCTTAGGCTTTGACTAAATTTTGAAGAACTGACTTGTgggattttatacacctgtcagcaacaggtgtggctgaaatagcccgaATAGACTAATATGCCATGCTGTGTAtctatccctttctccctcctgaGAAATATATTGTTCCATCCCTCTTCTCCTGCTCTCTgcaaatctttctctctctccctctcgctctttctctccatccctttccaaCCTTTACAGGTTGTCTGTGTTCAGTCTCAAAGGAGCTCCTCAACCTCAATGGGTGTATTTATGTTTTGTCTAAAGAcatcttaccacacacacacacacactcacacacacacacacacactcaccctaaAGAcatcttaccacacacacacacactcaccctaaAGAcatcttaccacacacacacacactcaccctaaAGAcatcttaccacacacacacacacacacacacacacactcaccctaaAGAcatcttaccacacacacacacactcaccctaaAGACAtctaccacacacagacacacacagacacacacacacacacacacacacagacacagacacacagacacaccagtatttgaacccaggtctggtagaTACATGTCGGCCCAGAGGGTAACACTGTTATAGAATGTGGTATGTAGTGACTGACATTAACAtattaattatctctctctctctctctctctctctctgtctttgtctctctctgtctctctctctctgtctctttctctctctctctctctcaggtcttcTGCGAGCGGTGACAGGTAACTTCCACCGTGCTTCTCCTCTCGCCCCGTCCGGCACCGTTGCCTCGTCCTCCATGGAATACCTAGAGATCCACCCCCTCTTCCCCCGCACGCCACAGCCAATCAGGCGCCTCGAAACTCTCCAGGCGGCCAATACTAGCCCAGACCACATCCCTGCCCCCCCGGCTCCCTCTCCAATCGGTATGCACTCCTACGACTCCCTCTCCAAAGCCGAGCCAATCGACGACGTTGTGGTTCCTGCCTCGGCCACTCCCTGGTACAAACTGACCAATGGGACCTTCTCCCCTCCGCGACATGTCTCCGCCTTTCACCCTGACTCCTCCTACTTAAAAAAGGCGACCATCCCCAGCCCCCCCGTCCTCATCGTCAACCCCCAGCCTAAAAAGTCCTCCTCTAACTCGGGTGACTGGTGCGGGTCAGACACCAGCTGTAGCCCCCCCAGCTCCTTCGGCAGCCCCCCAGGAGGCTCAGCCTTCTCCCCGCCCAAATCAGCCTTCTCCCCCCTCAACCCGTCATCTGCCTTCAGTCCTCCGTCCTCCGGGGGCAGCGTTGAGCCAGACAGCCCCTATCACCGCGGCAGTAAGTTCCCCTCTATGGGCATCGGTCAGATCCTGAAGAAGAAGGTTCCCTTCCAGCCGTTCAGTTTCAGGGCGGAGCAAGCGGTGGAGGAGGATCTGGTGTCTCCGCCCCCTTACCACATGCAGACGCTGCTCTGCGCCTCCGGGGCACTCAAGACCCTCTGCTGAAGCATTCTGGGTAACGGGACAATGGCGATGATCAATGACCATGTGGAGGATTATGGCTCTGGTCCAAAGTTAGTGCCCAATGAAACGAGGAGATAAGAGGTCGTCGTTTCAGACAGTTTTTTCATCTCGATCATACGTCCTGCGTCCTGTTTTGGGGCAGGAAGTGGGCGTGGTTCTTCCTGAGCGGCCTTGGAACTTTTGTGAACTTTGACCCTGTGAACTGTCCTCTGCTGAGGCAGTCACCATGACGACACTACGACTCTAGATACACAGAGACACTCTGGCTGTTGGAGTGAAAGACTATAAAGTAAAACACCGATGACTAAAGGTGGGTTtgaaaatgaaatgaaaatgactgTTTGTACTGTCAACGTTTGTTTCTGCTGGTGAAAGGCCTTTGTGAAGACAAGCTGGGACTCCAGTGACTTGAACATATGAAGTAAAGCTCTACAGTGTCAGAGTTTTACCTGTCGTTGTTACATATTGTGTTGTGagagagtgacacacacacacacacacacacacattcagggaAATTAAGATGAGGCGTTTACAGTGGAAATGGCTGTATTAACTAACTATTGTAAACCAAACCTACAACGACATCAGGGGCTGATTTCCCTGGAAGACTGTTGTGTCATTGTGTTATTCCAGGAAGTTCCTTCAGCTTGATATTACTGTGGTTGTGTACGTTAAGCCACATAGTTCGAGTCAACCAATATACCAACAGCTGCCTGTCGGTCTCACCTTTCTGCTGTCACATTCATTAAAACGAAACATTCTGTGATCTGTGGTTAAGATCAGTCGATTAGTTATGTGGAATTTCCGCTTCGGTTTCATTCCAACGGAACCTGACCATCAACCGTGGGTTCTACCGCGGAATTAGAACGCATTCTAATTCTACGGTTTCCACGGTGAATTGTGTTCCACTGGAACCCAACACTGCAGAATCCTAGGGATTTAGTTTGTTTCTTAGCCAGTCACATAACCTTCCACACCGCTCTGCCTTCCCTATAGCCCTATAAGGTTGTGTTCTGAGCCCAACTGTCAACCTGTTATACAATCAGCTTCTATACGACAGTGGAAATATACATCATTCTATATGACAGTTTAACTATTAGATCCATTCCTTAGGGTGCGTCCCGAATAGTattctattccctacatagcacactgcttttaaccagagccctatggactaTAGAATGTGTAGGATACCATTAGGGACTCTTGTTAGCAGATCTACCTGTTGAGACAGACAAGTTATATAAAAGTGTCAAAGGGATTACAATGAGTGTTGTAACCCTGCCCTGCCTCAgactgaaacaggaggaggaagaggaggaagaggagggtagacCTTCCACTATCACGGCACGTAAAAGTGACACATTTCATATCGTCTTTAAGTGATACTGACTGTAGTTTGTGCAATATtgctatgtgtgtgttcttgcctGCCGTAAACGACGGTATTGCCAAGGTGCTTTCTGAACGAATGGAAACGATGGGTGTTGTAGTGCCAGTTTACCGTGTAATTAATAATACTGTATGATTCCGGGGGTTCTAAAGGTTCCCGATGATGGATTCTAGTGTTCTGTATTctatgattttttattttttattgattcTATGATTCTTGTACATATTGCCTGTGACATTTGACATTGTCACACCGTTGATTCACCAGACTGTATTGGACGAGCAAAGGCTTCCACTTTACACAATGCTTCTCCCTTTTGACATAGAATGTGTTTCATATCTGTCAACACTTGCATGCAAGACTGTTTTAATACCGATTTTTAATacgaacatttaaaaaaaaacttttgaacTTTTTTGAAAATATGAAATGTCTTTGTAAGTCtttttaaagaaaatgttttttttgctgtTGTTGAAATGAACGGAGGTTCTTTTGTAATAAATAGCTTTTTTGCTTTTGAGTGTCGAGATTTTTACGATGGCTTATAAAATATTTTCAATATTTATACTAAATCCATGAAGTCTCTGTCTGATCCTTTTACTGCACCTGCTGCCCTGTCTGGGGGcctatagacaagtgtgtgtgtgtgtgtgtgtgtgtgtgttcacgatACTCAAATATTTTGCCAATATAAACCAGATAATAAAATGTATACATTGCAAACCATCAAACCATCAAACCATCAAACCATCAAACCATCTAACCATCAAACCATCAAACCATCTAACCATCAAACCATCAAACCATCAAACCATCAAACCATCAAACCATCAAACCATCTAACCATCAAACCATCAAAccatctaaccatctaaccatctaaccatctaaccatctaaccatctaaccatcaaaccatcaaaccatcaaaccatcaaaccatctaaccatctaaccatcaaACCATCTAACCATCAAACCATCAAACCATCAAACCATCAAACCATCAAAccatctaaccatctaaccatctaaccatcaaaccatcaaaccatcaaaccatcaaaccatctaaccatctaaccatctaaccatcaaACCATCAAACCATCAAACCATCAAACCATCAAACCATCTAACCATCAAACCATCAAACCATCAAAC
Encoded here:
- the LOC139388723 gene encoding hormonally up-regulated neu tumor-associated kinase homolog A; this encodes MPAADFDMVVDSPRLHGGKAPASTPNNENVVPASLSSPAVDILRNFYHTKRVGNYLIGRKLGEGSFAKVREGLHAMTGEKVAVKVIDKRKAKKDSYVTKNLRREGHIQQMIRHPNITQLLDILETENSYYLVMELCPGGNIMNRIYDKKKLDERETQKYVRQLVMAVEHLHRAGVVHRDLKIENLLLDEQDSIKLIDFGLSNCAGILGYSDPFSTQCGSPAYAAPELLSRKKYGPKVDVWSIGVNMYAMLTGSLPFTVEPFSLRALHQKMVDKDMNPLPPSLSTAAICLLKKLLEPDPAKRPNIHQVMVDSWLQLANANTGAPYLNRIHIEEINHMVLLHMTERMGYKHSEVLSAVLTNRACHTLAVYFLLNNKMKRLSKEYREKVYQEKEKKTEKNEYFQTQWRKHVEKVTIPPKQTPVYLAVSKGPSKEKKHRNGLLRAVTGNFHRASPLAPSGTVASSSMEYLEIHPLFPRTPQPIRRLETLQAANTSPDHIPAPPAPSPIGMHSYDSLSKAEPIDDVVVPASATPWYKLTNGTFSPPRHVSAFHPDSSYLKKATIPSPPVLIVNPQPKKSSSNSGDWCGSDTSCSPPSSFGSPPGGSAFSPPKSAFSPLNPSSAFSPPSSGGSVEPDSPYHRGSKFPSMGIGQILKKKVPFQPFSFRAEQAVEEDLVSPPPYHMQTLLCASGALKTLC